The following coding sequences lie in one Sesamum indicum cultivar Zhongzhi No. 13 linkage group LG9, S_indicum_v1.0, whole genome shotgun sequence genomic window:
- the LOC105170870 gene encoding LOB domain-containing protein 1, translating into MEGSDTTITTVTSPSSSVSPPPQSHVVISPCAACKILRRRCVEKCVLAPYFPPNDPLKFTTAHRVFGASNIIKFLQELPEPQRADAVSSMVYEANARLRDPVYGCAGAICQLQKQVSELQEQLAKARAELVNVQCQNANLMALICMEMAQPNDHQSSLDAFGTSPRTYQSNANFLDENNTGLVWEQLLWT; encoded by the exons ATGGAGGGCAGTGACACAACCATAACTACTGTAACTTCACCTTCTTCCTCAGTATCTCCTCCTCCTCAGTCTCATGTGGTAATCAGCCCTTGTGCTGCTTGCAAGATTTTACGGCGACGATGCGTCGAAAAATGCGTTTTGGCTCCTTATTTTCCTCCCAATGATCCGCTCAAGTTCACTACTGCTCATCGTGTGTTTGGGGCCAGCAACATAATCAAGTTCTTGCAG GAACTTCCAGAGCCACAACGAGCGGATGCAGTGAGCAGCATGGTGTACGAGGCCAACGCAAGGTTAAGAGATCCCGTGTATGGATGTGCAGGTGCAATCTGCCAACTCCAGAAGCAAGTGAGTGAGCTCCAGGAACAGCTCGCGAAAGCACGAGCTGAGCTTGTCAACGTGCAATGCCAAAATGCCAATCTTATGGCCCTAATCTGCATGGAAATGGCACAACCGAACGATCACCAGAGTTCGTTAGATGCTTTTGGTACTAGTCCGCGTACTTACCAAAGTAACGCCAACTTTCTAGACGAAAACAATACTGGACTCGTGTGGGAACAACTCCTCTGGACATGA
- the LOC105170690 gene encoding uncharacterized protein LOC105170690, translating into MSVPPSSLDFGSDSDDFQAIVAQQRREIMAAKALDSDLDFAFNLQLQEAISASLTLPHQPSLSSTVVSESKKNKDVSNFPDLLSYEMLKLEQELKDKAVSETEFKKLKNDLHRRIHDHKVALEISRMPEEEWEDWGDNFERPFGEGSSEGVNDEIFRVYFKGLVEKQLPEGTLLSGIGVAVCDSRDEVLFELRKPLVGNGSSRQRAEMRALVEGLNAALELELKRVTFYCDYYTIFKFVTGQWSTRRRKVSALISQVSHLQEKFTYCQPSLVARKDIKFAFKLAREAIISQVCKAAESSDSRNSYETCVICLEDTNISQIFPIDDCMHRYCFSCMKQHVEVKLLHGMLPTCPHEGCKTKLKIDSCSKFLTPRLIEIMSQRIKEASIPVTEKVYCPYPKCSALMSKSEVLEYSKSALEGAARSGARNCMKCNGCFCIDCKVPWHNNMTCSDYKRRNPYPHPEEAKLKNLAATNMWRQCVKCNHMIELAAGCYHMTCRCGYEFCYTCGAEWKNKKATCYCPLWDEENIVDGEFDEEEEEEDDEEYYDSDSDVYW; encoded by the exons ATGTCAGTCCCACCGTCGTCGCTTGACTTCGGTTCGGATTCCGATGACTTCCAAGCTATCGTCGCTCAGCAACGCCGCGAAATCATGGCCGCCAAAGCTCTCGACTCCGACCTCGACTTCGCCTTCAATCTCCAGCTCCAAGAAGCCATCTCGGCCTCTCTTACCCTCCCCCACCAACCATCTCTGTCCTCCACCGTTGTGTCTGAGTCCAAGAAGAATAAAGACGTCTCGAACTTCCCCGACCTACTTTCCTATGAAATGCTTAAACTCGAGCAGGAACTAAAAGACAAGGCCGTTTCTGAAACGGAGttcaagaaattaaagaatgaTCTCCACCGTCGTATCCATGATCATAAAGTGGCACTTGAAATTTCGAGAATGCCGGAGGAAGAGTGGGAGGACTGGGGGGATAATTTTGAGCGTCCATTCGGGGAGGGTAGCTCGGAAGGGGTGAATGACGAGATTTTTAGGGTTTATTTTAAAGGTTTGGTGGAAAAGCAGTTGCCAGAGGGCACTCTTTTGAGTGGAATTGGCGTCGCGGTATGCGACTCGAGGGATGAAGTACTATTTGAGTTGCGAAAGCCATTGGTGGGCAATGGGTCGAGCCGGCAGCGCGCGGAAATGAGGGCTCTGGTCGAGGGTCTTAATGCTGCATTGGAACTTGAATTGAAGAGGGTTACCTTCTATTGCGATTACTACACTATTTTCAAATTC GTTACTGGCCAGTGGTCAACAAGACGTAGAAAAGTATCAGCATTGATCAGTCAAGTTTCTCACCTTCAAGAAAAATTTACTTACTGTCAACCGTCTCTTGTGGCTAGAAAGGACATCAAGTTTGCATTTAAATTAGCAAGAGAAGCAATAATCTCTCAAGTTTGCAAGGCCGCAGAGTCGAGTGATTCTAGGAATTCATATGAGACATGTGTAATTTGTTTAGAGGACACAAATATCAGCCAAATCTTTCCTATTGATGATTGTATGCACCGTTACTGCTTTTCTTGCATGAAACAACATGTGGAAGTGAAGCTACTCCATGGAATGTTGCCCACTTGTCCGCATGAAGGCTGTAAAACTAAACTGAAGATTGATAGCTGTAGCAAATTCTTGACTCCTAGATTGATAGAGATTATGAGTCAGCGTATCAAGGAGGCTTCAATTCCGGTTACAGAGAAAGTTTACTGCCCTTATCCAAAATGTTCGGCTTTGATGTCTAAGAGCGAGGTTTTGGAGTATTCAAAGAGCGCACTAGAGGGAGCAGCAAGATCTGGAGCCAGAAACTGTATGAAATGCAACGGTTGCTTCTGCATTGATTGCAAAGTACCCTGGCACAACAACATGACTTGTTCTGATTATAAGAGGAGAAATCCTTATCCCCATCCAGAAGAGGCAAAGTTAAAGAATTTGGCAGCAACAAATATGTGGCGTCAATGTGTGAAGTGCAACCATATGATTGAACTTGCTGCGGGGTGCTACCACATGACTTGCAG ATGTGGCTATGAATTTTGCTATACTTGTGGAGCTGAGTGGAAAAACAAGAAGGCTACTTGCTACTGTCCACTTTGGGATGAGGAGAACATTGTAGATGGTGAATTTgatgaagaggaagaggaggaagacGATGAGGAATACTATGATTCAGATTCTGATGTATATTGGTAA